One region of Pleuronectes platessa chromosome 18, fPlePla1.1, whole genome shotgun sequence genomic DNA includes:
- the tra2a gene encoding transformer-2 protein homolog alpha — protein MSDIEDGTCDTRGSRSPSKSDGGSPARVKSERRSGSPNPSRASKRSESRSRSRSKSRSRSGRHSNRRSHSRSYSHRKKSHSSSYSPEQRRRRSQSASPGLSSRHQNGSRSQEFPKEASNPGADGDVRANPDPSKCLGVFGLSLYTTERDLKEVFSRHGPLAGVNVVYDQRTGRSRGFAFIYYDRIEDSKEAMERANGMELDGRRIRVDYSITKRPHTPTPGIYMGRPTHNGSGGSGDGGRGDGGRGGDGGRGDGGRSDGGRSGGGGSSGGRRGRDRDSYNDRGYERYDRYEECDYRDSRRRSPSPYYSRYRSRSRSRSYSPRRY, from the exons ATGAGTGATATCGAGGATGGAACCTGTGACACACGG GGGTCACGCTCTCCGTCAAAATCGGACGGTGGGAGTCCAGCTCGGGTCAAGTCGGAGAGAAGGTCCGGCTCACCGAACCCATCCCGAGCCTCCAAGCGCTCTGAGTCCAGATCCCGCTCCCGCTCAAAATCCAG GTCTCGTTCTGGACGGCACTCTAACCGCCGTTCACACTCTCGGTCCTATTCCCACCGGAAGAAGTCCCATTCTAGTTCCTACAGCCCTGAACAAAGGCGTAGGAGGAGCCAGAGCGCTTCGCCTGGGTTAAGCAGCCGCCACCAGAATGGCAGCAGG AGCCAAGAATTCCCAAAAGAAGCAAGCAATCCTGGCGCTGATGGTGATGTGAGG GCAAACCCTGACCCCAGCAAGTGTTTGGGGGTGTTTGGCTTGAGCCTGTACACCACAGAGCGCGACCTGAAGGAGGTGTTTTCACGACATGGTCCTTTGGCCGGGGTCAACGTGGTGTACGACCAGCGCACGGGTCGCTCTCGTGGCTTCGCCTTCATTTACTACGATAGAATTGAGGATTCCAAAGAG GCAATGGAGCGAGCCAATGGCATGGAGCTGGACGGGAGGCGCATCAGAGTGGATTATTCCATTACCAAACGTCCCCATACCCCCACACCAGGAATCTACATGGGCCGACCAACTCA CAATGGTAGCGGTGGCAGCGGCGACGGTGGTCGCGGCGATGGTGGTCGCGGTGGCGACGGTGGCCGCGGCGACGGTGGTCGTAGCGACGGTGGTCGTAGCGGAGGCGGTGGTAGCAGCGGCGGCAGGAGGGGGAGGGACAGGGACTCTTACAATGATCGTGGATACGAACGCTACGACAGATACGAAGAGTGTGATTATAGGGACAG tCGTAGGCGCTCTCCGTCACCGTACTACAGTCGATACAGGTCTCGCTCACGGTCTCGCTCTTACAGCCCAC GACGATACTAA
- the ccdc126 gene encoding coiled-coil domain-containing protein 126, whose protein sequence is MLGALLRRNMSQKLSVLLMVFGLVWGFMLLRYTVQQPRHQSSAELREQILELSRRYVKVLTEENQNALGGPQGTSMAGYADLKRTIAVLLDDILTRLVKLEGKIETVANASSTNTSHTAGGVLASSHPGTSRLHPHVPNRPRPHRGA, encoded by the exons ATGCTGGGTGCACTCCTGCGCAGGAACATGTCCCAGAAGTTGAGTGTGCTGCTGATGGTATTTGGCCTGGTGTGGGGCTTCATGCTGCTGCGCTACACTGTGCAGCAGCCTCGACATCAGAGCAGCGCCGAGCTACGCGAGCAGATCCTGGAGCTCAGTCGGCGGTATGTCAAGGTCCTGACGGAGGAGAACCAGAACGCACTGGGCGGACCGCAGGGGACCTCCATGGCTGGTTATG ctgatctgaAGAGGACTATAGCTGTGTTGCTGGATGACATCCTGACCCGGCTGGTCAAACTGGAGGGGAAAATTGAAACGGTGGCCAATGCCTCCTCCACAAACACTTCCCACACAGCAGGGGGTGTCCTTGCCTCCAGCCACCCGGGGACGTCCCGCCTCCACCCACACGTCCCTAATAGGCCTCGACCACATCGAGGAGCATAG